Proteins found in one Drosophila innubila isolate TH190305 chromosome X, UK_Dinn_1.0, whole genome shotgun sequence genomic segment:
- the LOC117794000 gene encoding predicted GPI-anchored protein 58 yields the protein MSNTQTTTRKPTRLPFHPRRRAPKLPDLHLTGHTDVLELATSPILDEDRAVAAGLMPPATASPKQEVPPLWWPAKEEKGAIPPRAMSPTVCQISSESEEETTPAPAATAPKRARVMGQPTRPPQQPTCPPEQPISHLSSRSAHRG from the coding sequence ATGAGCAACACGCAGACGACAACGCGGAAACCCACCAGGCTGCCATTTCACCCTCGCCGGAGGGCGCCTAAGCTGCCCGACCTACACCTGACCGGGCACACCGACGTCCTGGAGCTGGCCACGTCACCCATCTTGGACGAGGATCGGGCAGTGGCGGCAGGGCTGATGCCACCGGCAACGGCGTCGCCCAAGCAAGAGGTCCCGCCGCTGTGGTGGCCTGCCAAGGAGGAGAAGGGGGCGATCCCGCCCCGCGCCATGTCCCCCACAGTGTGTCAGATTTCATCGGAGTCGGAGGAGGAAACCACGCCAGCACCAGCGGCGACAGCGCCGAAGCGGGCCAGGGTCATGGGGCAGCCGACCCGCCCCCCGCAGCAGCCGACCTGCCCCCCGGAGCAGCCCATCTCCCACCTGAGCAGCCGATCTGCCCACCGCGGCTAA